In one window of Desulfuromonadales bacterium DNA:
- a CDS encoding phosphoglucomutase/phosphomannomutase family protein, producing the protein MTRISFGTSGWRGILCEDFTFDNVRVVTQAIADHLRTRGLTEQGLVVGHDSRFMGEKFAREAARVLAGAGIKSFICDRDTPTPVIAFEILRRQTAGGINFTASHNPPEYNGLKFSPETGGPALPEATRDIEERANAMLGGICFKEMPLDQAVRAGLVEEIDPREPYFKQVRGLIDFAAIAASGMTVAVNPMYGTARGYLDVMLREAGVKVQTINDHRDPYFGGLPPEPSKSHI; encoded by the coding sequence ATGACGCGCATCAGTTTCGGAACCTCCGGCTGGCGGGGGATCTTGTGCGAGGATTTCACCTTTGACAACGTACGGGTCGTCACTCAGGCCATCGCCGATCACCTGCGTACCAGGGGACTGACAGAGCAGGGGCTGGTGGTCGGCCACGACAGCCGCTTCATGGGTGAGAAGTTCGCCCGAGAGGCTGCGCGGGTGCTGGCCGGCGCCGGCATCAAGTCGTTCATCTGCGACCGCGACACGCCGACCCCCGTCATTGCCTTCGAAATCCTTCGGCGTCAGACCGCAGGCGGAATCAACTTCACCGCCAGTCATAACCCTCCTGAGTACAATGGCCTCAAGTTCTCCCCGGAGACGGGCGGACCGGCACTGCCGGAAGCAACCCGGGATATCGAGGAGCGGGCCAACGCCATGCTTGGCGGGATATGCTTCAAGGAGATGCCTCTCGATCAGGCGGTGCGAGCCGGGCTGGTCGAGGAGATCGACCCTCGTGAACCCTACTTCAAACAGGTGCGCGGGCTGATCGATTTTGCCGCCATCGCTGCCTCGGGTATGACCGTCGCCGTTAATCCCATGTACGGGACCGCCCGGGGTTATCTCGATGTGATGCTACGGGAGGCGGGCGTCAAGGTCCAGACCATCAACGACCATCGTGACCCTTATTTCGGCGGCCTGCCCCCCGAACCGTCGAAGAGCCACATC